The following coding sequences lie in one Corynebacterium humireducens NBRC 106098 = DSM 45392 genomic window:
- a CDS encoding asparaginase: MTRIALLTTGGTIACTTDESGALRPTVSGTELLDAVRDHLAVPADVTVTELTRLDSSAITLAELDGLIAAVHSALEDPSVDAVVVTHGTDSMEDTAFALDCFHSDDRPVILTGAQRAFDHRESDGPGNLIDALRLAADPLARRQGVLIAFGGWTIPARGAVKRHTTDLDAFISTVPREVRRPASVPVAPLADVSVPVLASWPGADRSLVDAARAAGAQGLVIEALGSGNIGPEMGAGVVEALEAGVPVVITTRVPSGPVGLAYGGGGGGATLGSLGAVSAGHLRAGQARMALIVALATGHDVSDLLV, from the coding sequence ATGACCCGTATTGCGCTGCTCACCACCGGCGGAACCATCGCCTGCACCACCGACGAGTCCGGGGCGCTGCGCCCGACGGTCTCCGGCACCGAGCTTCTCGACGCCGTCCGTGACCACCTCGCCGTCCCCGCCGACGTCACCGTCACCGAGCTCACCCGTCTCGACTCCTCCGCGATCACGCTCGCCGAACTCGACGGACTCATCGCGGCGGTCCACTCCGCCCTGGAGGATCCCTCCGTCGACGCCGTCGTGGTCACCCACGGCACCGACTCGATGGAGGACACCGCCTTCGCACTGGACTGTTTCCACTCCGATGACCGTCCGGTGATCCTCACGGGGGCGCAGCGGGCCTTCGACCACCGCGAGTCCGACGGTCCCGGCAACCTCATCGACGCCCTGCGTCTCGCCGCCGATCCCCTCGCCCGCCGTCAGGGTGTGCTCATCGCCTTCGGCGGCTGGACCATCCCGGCCCGCGGCGCCGTCAAGCGGCACACCACGGATCTCGACGCCTTCATCTCCACCGTCCCGCGCGAGGTCCGGCGTCCCGCCTCCGTGCCGGTCGCCCCGCTGGCGGACGTCTCCGTCCCGGTGCTCGCCTCCTGGCCCGGCGCCGACCGTTCGCTTGTCGACGCCGCCCGTGCCGCCGGCGCCCAGGGCCTGGTCATCGAGGCCCTCGGCTCCGGCAACATCGGCCCGGAGATGGGGGCGGGCGTCGTCGAGGCCCTGGAGGCCGGCGTGCCTGTCGTGATCACCACCCGTGTCCCCTCGGGTCCAGTCGGTCTGGCCTACGGCGGCGGTGGCGGCGGCGCCACCCTCGGTTCCCTCGGCGCCGTGAGTGCCGGACACCTGCGTGCGGGCCAGGCCCGGATGGCGCTCATCGTGGCGCTGGCCACCGGACACGACGTGTCTGACCTGCTGGTTTAA